Proteins from a single region of Halalkalibaculum roseum:
- a CDS encoding four helix bundle protein yields the protein MNNSKSNFADVFRDRTKAFAISVIKICRELPRSREFNIISYQLLRSSTSVASNYRAACRARSTKEFYAKLCIVVEEADECIFWLELLMELEGNKNGIKILMQEGKEILYISAKSKKTTGGSL from the coding sequence GTGAATAATAGTAAATCTAATTTTGCTGATGTGTTTAGAGACAGAACCAAGGCATTTGCTATTTCTGTAATCAAAATTTGTAGAGAGCTACCGAGGTCAAGAGAATTCAACATAATCAGCTATCAACTACTACGCTCATCTACTTCCGTAGCTTCCAATTATCGAGCTGCTTGCAGAGCACGTTCAACTAAAGAATTTTATGCCAAACTCTGCATTGTAGTAGAAGAAGCTGATGAATGTATCTTCTGGTTGGAGCTTCTTATGGAGTTAGAGGGGAACAAAAATGGGATTAAGATATTGATGCAAGAGGGGAAAGAAATATTGTATATCTCAGCAAAATCCAAGAAAACAACCGGCGGATCTCTTTAG
- a CDS encoding efflux RND transporter permease subunit, which yields MEKILQFLRPLVKLNYRHPILVLAVSVASAFVAGYFALQLKVDTDLANLLPKKNEHVIALEKLQETVGGETAMEVAIKSPSFEDNRRFAEDLVEQSLALYDSTRNAPFFERAEFRKETEVLQNNALYFATPNEISDITTYLQDEIQAAKEEANPFYIDFGEEEDSAGESNLSRFEESYENLIPSEYPVSPDSTVMLLKFYPTGSKSDLSYLERMFSRYDSLLAVMQPTTYNKEMEVRFGGRLKRHLSEINSVMDDVLSSFASGISSVILLVILYFFFKKYIHYRHGSRRDLEHGIFSHIIRMPVPFFIIGIPLFISLTWTFGITYGVLGMLNTMTSVLFVILFGMGIDYGIHFYARYIEFRSSGMNIMDAMDNTYDKTGSAIVVSGLTTAFSLFVLILAKFRGFSEFGFIAGTGIILALFCMLFVMPSLLVLFEKFDWILLNEKEDESEDTTRFHRFPYARSIVAVGLLISVFVIFNSGQLRFQYDFGELEPEYPEYESFRNFSDQVTTSDKRNPAYILADNQQQVMGILEKLRYKMRTDTTSPTIRDVEALPERFPVSDDEAQEKLEDIARIRQLLDDPFLRNKEDPQLDKLRRAAQTMKPMDMDEIPDYFKDQFMNKDGEVGNFVIVYPSVGLADGRQSIAFKHDVGQVTLDNGETFYAASTSIIAAEMLELMRNESPYMVGATFTIVFLLMYFSFRSLRWALIAMLPLVVGLLWLFGIMMMAGMMFNFYNLVVLPAILGIGEDNGVHLAHRYRDEGENSMWSVLSSTGQHVTIGSLTTMLGFSGLLFTNHPGLQSLGEMAVIGIGMTLVAALTFLPALIQLLEDKKWIRF from the coding sequence ATGGAGAAGATTCTTCAGTTTCTGCGACCGCTTGTAAAATTAAACTATCGCCATCCTATTTTGGTGCTGGCAGTTTCGGTGGCTTCCGCTTTTGTTGCAGGCTATTTTGCCCTACAACTGAAAGTAGATACAGATCTTGCCAACCTGCTGCCCAAGAAGAACGAACATGTAATCGCACTTGAAAAACTTCAGGAAACAGTAGGAGGGGAAACCGCGATGGAGGTGGCTATAAAGTCACCCAGTTTTGAGGATAACCGGCGTTTTGCCGAAGATCTGGTCGAGCAAAGCCTGGCTCTATACGATTCGACAAGAAACGCACCTTTTTTTGAACGGGCTGAGTTCCGGAAAGAAACGGAGGTATTGCAAAATAACGCACTTTATTTTGCCACACCGAATGAAATCAGCGACATAACTACTTATCTGCAAGATGAAATTCAGGCAGCAAAGGAAGAAGCCAATCCCTTTTATATAGACTTTGGTGAGGAAGAAGATAGTGCCGGAGAAAGTAATCTCTCTCGATTTGAAGAAAGTTACGAGAATCTGATTCCATCCGAATATCCTGTTAGTCCGGACAGCACTGTTATGCTGTTAAAATTTTATCCTACCGGTTCGAAGAGTGACCTTTCCTATCTGGAGCGAATGTTTAGCAGGTACGATTCGCTGCTGGCGGTGATGCAACCGACTACCTATAATAAAGAGATGGAAGTTCGATTTGGTGGTCGCTTAAAACGCCACCTCTCTGAGATTAACTCAGTGATGGATGATGTCTTAAGTAGTTTTGCCTCAGGTATTTCGAGTGTCATTTTGCTGGTCATTTTATACTTTTTCTTTAAGAAGTATATTCATTACAGGCATGGAAGTAGGAGGGATCTGGAACACGGTATCTTTAGTCATATTATCAGAATGCCGGTTCCGTTCTTTATTATCGGTATACCTCTATTTATCAGTCTCACCTGGACCTTTGGTATCACTTACGGCGTACTCGGAATGCTGAATACCATGACCTCCGTGCTCTTTGTTATTCTCTTCGGTATGGGAATAGATTACGGCATCCATTTCTACGCGCGGTATATTGAATTTCGCTCTTCAGGTATGAACATCATGGATGCCATGGATAATACCTATGACAAGACCGGTTCGGCTATCGTTGTAAGCGGATTGACTACTGCTTTTTCACTCTTTGTATTGATTCTGGCGAAATTCAGGGGATTTTCTGAATTTGGGTTTATTGCAGGCACCGGCATTATCCTGGCTCTATTTTGTATGCTTTTTGTGATGCCCTCCTTATTGGTTCTATTTGAGAAATTTGACTGGATTCTGCTGAATGAAAAGGAGGATGAATCAGAAGATACCACACGTTTTCATAGATTCCCCTATGCCAGAAGCATTGTGGCAGTCGGCCTGCTCATTTCAGTATTTGTTATATTCAATTCCGGGCAACTTAGATTTCAGTATGACTTTGGCGAGCTTGAACCCGAATATCCGGAGTACGAATCTTTTAGAAATTTTTCTGACCAGGTGACTACTTCCGATAAGAGAAATCCTGCCTACATATTGGCCGATAACCAGCAACAGGTCATGGGCATATTGGAAAAGCTGCGTTACAAGATGAGAACTGATACCACAAGTCCGACGATCAGGGATGTCGAAGCTTTGCCAGAGCGATTTCCGGTATCCGATGATGAAGCCCAAGAGAAATTGGAAGATATTGCCCGTATACGACAACTGTTGGATGATCCTTTTTTGCGAAATAAAGAAGATCCTCAGTTAGATAAGCTGAGACGAGCGGCCCAGACCATGAAACCCATGGATATGGATGAAATACCGGATTATTTCAAAGACCAATTCATGAATAAAGATGGAGAGGTTGGCAATTTTGTTATCGTCTATCCGAGTGTTGGGTTGGCAGACGGAAGGCAGTCCATAGCTTTCAAGCACGATGTCGGGCAGGTTACACTCGACAACGGTGAAACGTTCTATGCGGCCAGCACTTCCATCATTGCAGCTGAAATGCTGGAGTTGATGCGTAATGAGAGTCCATATATGGTTGGAGCGACGTTTACTATCGTCTTCCTGTTGATGTATTTTTCTTTCCGGTCTCTGCGATGGGCACTCATTGCCATGCTTCCGCTGGTGGTAGGACTTCTATGGTTGTTTGGCATTATGATGATGGCCGGGATGATGTTCAATTTTTACAATCTTGTTGTATTGCCGGCTATTCTGGGCATAGGGGAGGATAATGGGGTTCATCTTGCCCATCGCTATCGCGATGAAGGAGAGAATAGCATGTGGAGCGTGCTTTCCAGTACCGGTCAGCATGTTACAATCGGTTCTCTTACCACCATGCTTGGATTCTCGGGACTGCTATTTACCAACCATCCAGGCTTGCAGTCACTTGGTGAAATGGCCGTAATTGGAATTGGTATGACTTTGGTAGCTGCACTCACCTTCTTACCCGCTCTTATACAGCTGCTCGAAGACAAAAAGTGGATACGGTTTTAG
- a CDS encoding DUF3047 domain-containing protein yields the protein MIKRLRYFQFLITLFCAGALLGLFSLPVLAQNGPERIDEGIILLEDFQEDSVGQFPIGWYDRNGNKTLKNHDPKVVEDYNYRILSEDSNKFLRYEGTSAKHINYPLINKKKENIYGIDIYKTPILSWKVRAYSLPNNGNEDSSDRNDVVASVYVVFDFGRVALFKKVPKSIRYTWSTTLKEGTRTSKLFGNQQIVVVESGSENTGKWIKFERNIVEDYRRLFGDDPPRTPLAILILSDGDSTGSFVKADYDDIMLKSP from the coding sequence ATGATAAAACGGTTACGATATTTTCAATTCTTGATTACGCTGTTTTGCGCAGGAGCGCTTCTTGGGCTATTCAGTCTGCCTGTTTTGGCACAGAACGGACCGGAGAGGATTGATGAAGGCATCATCCTGCTTGAAGATTTTCAGGAAGATTCGGTAGGACAGTTTCCAATCGGGTGGTATGACCGTAATGGAAATAAGACACTAAAAAACCATGATCCTAAAGTGGTTGAGGATTATAATTACCGGATACTAAGTGAAGACTCTAATAAATTTTTGCGGTACGAAGGTACCTCAGCCAAACATATCAACTATCCGCTAATTAATAAGAAGAAAGAAAATATTTACGGTATTGATATATATAAAACACCTATTCTATCGTGGAAAGTCAGGGCTTATTCGTTACCCAATAATGGAAATGAGGACTCCAGTGACCGAAATGATGTGGTAGCCAGTGTTTATGTCGTATTTGATTTTGGAAGAGTGGCACTCTTTAAAAAAGTACCTAAATCCATACGCTACACTTGGAGTACTACGCTGAAAGAAGGTACACGGACATCCAAACTATTCGGCAATCAGCAAATCGTAGTCGTTGAATCGGGAAGTGAGAATACCGGAAAATGGATTAAATTTGAAAGAAATATTGTTGAGGATTATCGGAGATTATTTGGAGATGATCCACCGAGGACACCATTAGCTATATTGATATTAAGTGACGGTGACAGCACGGGAAGTTTTGTCAAGGCTGATTATGATGATATCATGCTGAAATCGCCATGA
- a CDS encoding glycosyltransferase family 4 protein gives MRLLLVTQDFPPNTGGIETYSFELAKRFVTSVEFFAVIAPTHEDADAFDRKLSFPVYRIPVKNSLLPLVAPFCVIYFMFKNKFDTAFHTQWQTSFASVLSRKAGYPKHIYVAAHARELLLRPFNGDNGWLSEKLHSIRKKLFKSIDGFFPVSNYTASLLHNDGVPQSDTYVVGNGTDPEVFKPKNTATLAEELDIGNKKVILSICRLVPRKGLDLVVEAMQQIVLSNEDVTYLIGGTGPDEGRLRALVTDLGLNDHIRFLGRIPDEKMASYYSMADVFVMPAGNNPPDVEGFGIVFLEANACETVVIGSRTGGIPDAVIHGETGYLIENKNVEQLIDSLLKLLNNEELANQMGKKGRERILREATWDHVSDSLLENMKRINKQSER, from the coding sequence ATGCGTTTATTACTGGTGACTCAAGATTTCCCTCCTAATACCGGAGGAATCGAAACATACAGTTTCGAACTGGCCAAGCGTTTTGTCACGTCGGTCGAATTTTTTGCGGTAATAGCACCGACTCATGAGGATGCAGATGCGTTCGATCGGAAATTATCATTTCCTGTTTACAGAATTCCGGTCAAAAACAGTCTCTTGCCCTTGGTGGCTCCATTTTGTGTTATCTATTTTATGTTCAAAAATAAATTTGATACGGCATTTCATACGCAGTGGCAGACTTCTTTTGCTTCAGTGTTGTCACGGAAAGCAGGTTATCCGAAACATATCTACGTAGCAGCACATGCAAGAGAACTTCTATTGCGTCCTTTCAATGGAGACAACGGGTGGTTATCAGAAAAACTGCACAGTATTAGAAAAAAACTTTTTAAAAGTATTGACGGCTTTTTCCCGGTCAGTAATTATACGGCTTCGCTTCTTCACAATGATGGGGTGCCTCAATCAGATACTTATGTTGTTGGAAATGGGACCGATCCTGAGGTGTTCAAGCCAAAAAATACAGCAACATTAGCCGAAGAGTTAGATATCGGAAATAAAAAAGTAATACTCTCAATTTGCCGGCTGGTGCCCAGAAAAGGACTGGACCTGGTGGTTGAAGCAATGCAGCAAATAGTATTATCAAATGAAGATGTTACCTACCTGATAGGGGGTACCGGTCCGGATGAAGGTCGCCTTAGGGCACTGGTAACTGATTTGGGGCTCAATGACCATATTCGTTTTCTCGGACGAATCCCTGATGAGAAGATGGCCTCTTACTACAGTATGGCAGATGTATTTGTTATGCCTGCCGGTAATAATCCGCCGGATGTCGAGGGATTCGGCATCGTATTTCTTGAAGCAAATGCCTGTGAAACAGTAGTTATAGGTTCCAGGACAGGTGGAATACCTGATGCCGTAATTCACGGTGAAACGGGATATTTGATTGAAAATAAAAATGTTGAGCAGCTTATAGATTCCTTGCTGAAACTGTTAAATAATGAAGAGCTTGCGAATCAGATGGGGAAGAAAGGAAGGGAGCGTATCTTAAGAGAAGCAACCTGGGACCATGTGTCGGATTCATTATTAGAAAATATGAAGCGAATAAATAAACAATCCGAACGTTAG
- a CDS encoding HTTM domain-containing protein yields the protein MKFWKHLFKYDAEKSFGEALHFRLFEAFVVSYVIYFAWDWGFYIQQIGEVVLPLGIAQYIDISFMFDNYISVFNALLMTLFSVLGLLRIMPKYAYILSFICFHLHYVSRYSLGEISHGSNFIGMSILALAIALFFFKDPKIYRRFVFGFLILFFGIGYTSAGVSKLIGTGITWIDGRHLWLWIAERRVDVLSAGGSFSLNWLQEISLQYSWIASLTLLFGLLAELSGFLLWFDKTRPFIATALIGMHFGVYITMNIMFDVYIYLLLFIGFPWGYWINKYTSLGESNLSNIALLKR from the coding sequence TTGAAATTCTGGAAACATTTATTCAAATACGACGCTGAAAAAAGTTTCGGCGAGGCTTTACATTTTAGACTATTTGAAGCCTTCGTTGTAAGCTATGTGATATATTTTGCCTGGGATTGGGGCTTCTACATACAACAGATCGGAGAGGTCGTTCTACCCCTTGGAATAGCCCAGTACATTGATATCAGTTTCATGTTTGATAACTATATTTCGGTATTCAATGCACTGCTGATGACTCTGTTTTCCGTGTTGGGACTGCTCAGAATTATGCCTAAATATGCATACATCCTCTCTTTCATCTGTTTTCACCTGCATTATGTATCCAGATATTCCCTGGGTGAAATTTCTCACGGTTCCAACTTTATAGGTATGAGTATCCTGGCGCTGGCCATCGCACTGTTTTTCTTTAAAGATCCGAAAATTTACAGGCGCTTTGTGTTCGGATTTCTGATTCTGTTCTTTGGCATCGGATATACCTCTGCAGGTGTCAGCAAGCTGATTGGAACCGGCATTACATGGATCGATGGCAGGCACTTGTGGTTGTGGATTGCAGAACGACGAGTGGATGTTTTATCGGCAGGCGGATCTTTTTCCCTAAATTGGCTTCAGGAAATATCACTCCAATACTCATGGATTGCCTCCCTTACCCTGCTGTTCGGTTTACTAGCTGAATTAAGTGGTTTTCTTCTCTGGTTTGATAAAACACGGCCCTTTATTGCTACAGCGCTTATTGGTATGCATTTTGGCGTGTATATTACTATGAATATTATGTTTGATGTCTATATTTATTTACTCTTATTCATAGGTTTTCCCTGGGGCTACTGGATTAACAAATACACCTCTCTGGGAGAGAGCAACCTATCTAATATCGCTTTATTAAAGAGGTAG
- a CDS encoding class I SAM-dependent methyltransferase: MELEKTVERIVPKNFKSREEYLLYLRHVFVYEVLESYINSTDKVLEIGFGEGYGTKMISRFADSVIGLDVNEEAVNYAGKRYGSDNCSFEHFDGDRVPFENEEFDAVVSYQVIEHIENDKQYLEEIARVLKKGGTLLLTTPNRRHRLEREQEPWNPFHIREYSASQLSSLLEEIFSKVEIQGVNAQEVVRKIEVDRVKRGITLKKLVPNFMQRYLYGDFMKKYDTSCFFLDENAPEGLDLFAVCTK; this comes from the coding sequence ATGGAACTTGAAAAAACAGTTGAACGCATTGTACCTAAAAATTTTAAAAGCAGGGAAGAGTACCTGCTTTACCTGAGGCATGTTTTTGTCTATGAAGTGTTGGAATCATATATAAATTCTACCGACAAGGTGCTGGAAATCGGGTTTGGAGAGGGATATGGAACCAAGATGATTTCACGATTTGCAGATTCTGTGATTGGGTTGGATGTCAATGAAGAGGCGGTAAATTATGCCGGTAAACGATATGGCTCGGATAATTGCAGCTTTGAACATTTTGATGGTGACCGAGTTCCTTTTGAAAATGAAGAGTTTGATGCTGTAGTCAGCTATCAGGTTATCGAACATATTGAAAATGACAAGCAGTACCTGGAAGAAATTGCCAGAGTACTTAAGAAAGGTGGTACATTGCTACTCACAACACCCAACAGGCGACATAGACTTGAGCGGGAACAGGAACCCTGGAATCCATTCCACATTAGAGAATACAGTGCTTCACAGCTTAGTTCACTTTTAGAGGAGATATTTTCAAAAGTTGAGATTCAAGGCGTGAATGCACAGGAAGTTGTTAGGAAAATTGAGGTTGACCGTGTTAAACGAGGAATAACGCTTAAAAAACTGGTTCCCAATTTTATGCAGCGTTATTTATACGGTGACTTCATGAAAAAATACGATACATCCTGTTTTTTTCTCGATGAAAATGCCCCTGAAGGCCTTGACCTTTTTGCGGTATGTACCAAGTAG
- a CDS encoding glycosyltransferase family A protein codes for MDLTDSNAEHTNPLVSCLIVTADREALLRRSLHSYKNQTYPNTELVIVDNGHEPIQSLLDEFSSEEVQYIRIDPSEEMVLGDLRNISLSEAKGDYLICWDDDDWFHPKRIEIEFKTLQEGYDACCLTGNLFHIDTEEFMEHPYRGSLPKGSPSSIMHKKSSDIRYPSLPRKEDTVYLEKWRNKKKYKRLDLSYSYLFVRVFHGSNVSSKKHFLRRLKNNPISWVQYIWYAKIKNQLFDHPKFNLTEKEIESFNLFIEDSKKFGLL; via the coding sequence ATGGATTTAACCGATTCGAACGCAGAACATACTAATCCTCTAGTTAGCTGCCTTATAGTTACTGCCGACAGAGAGGCGTTGCTTCGACGCTCTTTACACTCCTACAAAAATCAGACCTATCCAAATACCGAGTTGGTCATCGTTGATAACGGACACGAGCCCATTCAAAGCCTGTTAGATGAATTCAGTTCTGAAGAGGTTCAGTACATTCGAATTGATCCTTCCGAAGAAATGGTATTAGGTGATCTTAGAAATATTTCTCTCTCTGAAGCAAAAGGTGACTATCTAATCTGTTGGGATGATGATGACTGGTTTCATCCAAAACGTATAGAAATCGAATTTAAAACTCTTCAGGAAGGATATGACGCTTGTTGCCTGACCGGAAATCTTTTCCATATTGATACGGAAGAATTCATGGAGCATCCTTACCGGGGATCTTTACCCAAAGGATCACCGAGTTCAATTATGCACAAAAAAAGCAGTGATATCAGATATCCCAGTTTACCACGGAAAGAAGACACTGTTTACCTGGAAAAATGGCGAAATAAAAAAAAATATAAGCGATTGGATTTATCTTACTCATACCTCTTCGTTCGTGTATTTCACGGTTCCAATGTTTCCTCCAAAAAACACTTCCTCAGAAGATTAAAGAATAACCCAATCAGCTGGGTACAATATATCTGGTATGCAAAAATTAAAAATCAGCTTTTTGATCACCCTAAATTTAACCTCACCGAAAAAGAGATAGAATCTTTCAACTTATTCATAGAGGATTCCAAAAAATTCGGTTTACTTTGA
- a CDS encoding DUF3047 domain-containing protein, with protein sequence MLTKQVIKSIFIFSAVTIALGAVLIHMPVKAQQSTVESVSKVIDNFESYETGTIADTWKYITKSGDELPVREALEAGERFHVMQEDGNKYLRVETQNESIRLSQVNGSAINWNIQEYPYLKWNWRALHLPEGASEKDKNDSGGAIYVTFDTDWLGRPKSIKYTYSSSLPVGTRVGFGPLTVIVVSSALEGPVGSWKTVERDLLEDYEDVFGGFLKKGTPPDRPLSITIWGDSDSTNDSSKVDFDEIILLKEPSM encoded by the coding sequence ATGCTCACTAAACAAGTGATTAAGTCGATATTTATCTTCTCTGCAGTTACCATTGCTTTAGGTGCCGTGCTAATTCATATGCCGGTCAAAGCGCAGCAATCAACAGTTGAATCAGTTTCAAAAGTGATTGATAATTTCGAGTCTTATGAGACCGGTACCATTGCTGATACTTGGAAATACATTACTAAATCAGGAGATGAGTTACCCGTAAGAGAAGCGCTGGAAGCGGGAGAACGTTTCCATGTCATGCAGGAGGATGGAAATAAATATCTGAGGGTGGAAACACAAAATGAATCCATCCGGTTATCCCAGGTCAATGGGTCCGCCATCAACTGGAATATCCAAGAGTACCCTTACTTGAAATGGAATTGGAGGGCACTGCACCTACCGGAAGGTGCCAGTGAAAAAGACAAGAATGATTCAGGTGGGGCAATCTATGTCACATTTGATACTGATTGGCTTGGACGTCCAAAGAGCATCAAATACACGTATAGTTCAAGTTTACCGGTCGGAACACGGGTTGGTTTCGGTCCACTGACGGTTATAGTAGTCAGTTCCGCATTGGAAGGTCCTGTAGGAAGCTGGAAAACTGTTGAGCGCGATTTATTGGAGGATTATGAAGATGTATTCGGAGGCTTCCTGAAAAAAGGTACACCGCCTGACCGCCCCCTTTCTATTACAATTTGGGGAGATTCCGACTCTACCAACGACAGTTCAAAAGTAGATTTTGACGAAATAATTCTTCTGAAGGAACCCAGTATGTAA
- a CDS encoding glycosyltransferase yields the protein MRSVFIQTYPIYHDLLDTEQWLGRINRDRWMPGILADMGSEVELWGGDYEGSVHKSDIDEEGMGSYKIRLFETVSDQSQTKKHYSDALVEYAKSYDADLHLLKGVDGGVGIRLLNQYLLPEDKPFVFIIGGKFYTGNVPKADLVFYETEEQKEKLNNPGWRFWRRAVEEERLLRLPKSVDTDLFSPAPDLNKKWDIVCVGRLINRYKTYDELEELSEHFKVCMVGGGPAKEEFEKKFPKIDFVGQVPNDEVPNYLNQAHAFIHPGENDYFPRVISEAAACGCILLAFADSIATDVLPTDCGLRLDRDSYVQEIKELFDDKVLMKQMGNNARNYAVECLHKFSTKKPMEKMLQKLDFHFH from the coding sequence ATGCGTTCGGTTTTTATTCAAACCTACCCGATTTATCACGACCTGTTAGATACCGAACAATGGCTGGGTCGTATCAACAGAGACCGGTGGATGCCCGGTATATTGGCTGACATGGGGAGTGAGGTTGAATTATGGGGAGGAGATTACGAGGGCAGTGTACACAAATCTGATATCGATGAAGAGGGCATGGGTTCTTACAAGATCCGGTTATTTGAAACGGTTTCTGACCAAAGCCAAACAAAAAAACACTATAGCGATGCCTTAGTGGAGTATGCCAAAAGCTATGATGCGGACCTCCATCTCCTGAAAGGGGTGGATGGAGGCGTCGGAATTCGGCTACTGAACCAGTATTTACTGCCTGAAGATAAACCTTTTGTATTCATCATAGGAGGTAAGTTCTACACCGGCAATGTGCCAAAAGCTGATCTGGTTTTTTATGAGACTGAAGAACAAAAAGAGAAACTGAATAATCCTGGATGGCGCTTCTGGAGAAGAGCAGTAGAAGAAGAACGGTTACTTCGCCTTCCTAAATCTGTCGATACAGATCTATTTAGTCCGGCACCTGATTTGAACAAAAAATGGGATATTGTTTGCGTAGGGCGCCTTATCAATCGATATAAAACGTATGATGAACTGGAAGAGCTTTCGGAACATTTTAAGGTTTGTATGGTGGGTGGAGGTCCTGCCAAGGAAGAGTTTGAGAAAAAGTTTCCCAAAATAGATTTCGTCGGGCAAGTTCCAAATGATGAAGTGCCCAACTATCTTAATCAGGCTCACGCCTTTATCCATCCTGGAGAGAATGATTATTTCCCGCGCGTTATCTCGGAAGCTGCAGCCTGTGGTTGCATTTTGCTGGCTTTTGCAGATTCAATTGCTACCGATGTACTGCCAACAGACTGCGGCCTGCGTTTGGATAGGGATTCGTATGTTCAGGAGATAAAAGAGCTTTTTGATGATAAAGTCTTAATGAAGCAAATGGGTAATAATGCACGAAATTATGCCGTTGAGTGTCTACATAAGTTTTCTACCAAAAAACCTATGGAGAAGATGCTTCAAAAACTCGATTTTCATTTTCACTAA
- a CDS encoding glycosyltransferase family 2 protein: protein MFAERKNLPKVSCLMVTADRPDLCRRAIRCYNRQTYKNKELVVVDDGDTDLTPVLSTVPADELTYLRLTGGSNFVLGKLRNIALDTASGDIFTQWDDDEWYHPERIEKQVEILLKGYDACCLEATLMHISDEEFFNHPYIGHLKKGVPGSIMHYASKDIRYPELKRAEDSIYLEKWLQKDYTMLSAEKAYLFIRCFHGENTWEKKHFLTRMRNTIPDTLSYLWYRYVKKNIFLHSRFDLNEKAKEAFRLYLEDSKDLELLETSAS from the coding sequence ATGTTTGCGGAGAGAAAAAATTTACCTAAAGTCAGTTGTCTGATGGTGACGGCAGATCGTCCGGACCTGTGCCGAAGAGCTATTCGTTGTTATAACAGGCAAACCTACAAGAATAAGGAACTGGTCGTTGTAGATGATGGAGACACAGACCTCACCCCGGTTTTGTCAACTGTACCTGCCGATGAATTGACCTATTTACGATTGACCGGAGGTTCAAATTTTGTACTTGGCAAGCTGAGAAACATAGCTCTTGATACCGCTTCCGGAGATATATTTACCCAATGGGATGATGATGAATGGTACCATCCCGAAAGAATCGAAAAACAGGTAGAAATACTGCTGAAAGGTTATGATGCCTGCTGTCTCGAGGCCACGCTGATGCATATCAGTGATGAGGAGTTTTTTAATCATCCGTACATTGGTCACCTGAAAAAAGGAGTGCCCGGCAGTATCATGCATTATGCAAGTAAAGATATTCGCTACCCGGAATTAAAAAGAGCCGAAGATTCCATCTATCTGGAAAAATGGCTTCAAAAAGATTATACGATGCTTTCTGCAGAGAAGGCTTATCTTTTTATCCGATGTTTTCATGGGGAGAATACATGGGAAAAGAAGCACTTTTTAACTCGAATGAGAAACACCATCCCCGATACCCTTTCATATTTATGGTACCGTTATGTGAAGAAGAATATTTTTCTTCATTCTCGATTCGATCTCAATGAAAAGGCCAAGGAAGCTTTCCGGCTCTATCTGGAAGACAGTAAAGATCTAGAGCTTTTAGAAACAAGTGCCTCCTGA
- a CDS encoding FkbM family methyltransferase, translated as MLKGIYSFFERLKERFDWVRDVSVHMAADPISKVKLFFGGIWFILNDTWKSRLSFTATVSHFDSQNLFYFDDLSDYGLFCEIFLDNPYSPKKYNNVSTIFDLGANVGVSALYFRLLYPEAHIHSFEPDPSNLKQLKKNAGYLGNMTIYDFAVGGENGEISFYADPHRGSSSSTQKLRDRQLELKVQIKTLATVLDELNIEEIDILKFDIEGSEEKLFANFAGYKKIRHLFGEVHGDLCNAENTIGILKENYSNFHLYPLDIENRWYVTAHN; from the coding sequence ATGTTAAAAGGCATCTACAGCTTTTTTGAAAGATTGAAGGAGCGTTTTGATTGGGTGAGAGATGTTTCGGTTCATATGGCTGCAGATCCGATATCAAAGGTCAAGCTCTTTTTTGGCGGCATTTGGTTTATCCTCAACGACACCTGGAAATCAAGACTAAGCTTTACGGCGACTGTTTCCCATTTTGATTCTCAAAACCTCTTTTACTTCGATGACTTAAGTGATTATGGTCTGTTCTGTGAAATATTTCTTGATAATCCTTATAGTCCAAAAAAATACAATAACGTCTCCACTATATTCGATCTGGGCGCCAATGTAGGTGTCTCAGCGCTCTACTTTCGTTTGCTCTACCCCGAAGCTCACATACACAGCTTTGAGCCGGATCCGTCAAATCTAAAGCAGTTAAAGAAAAATGCCGGGTATCTGGGGAATATGACGATTTATGATTTTGCGGTGGGGGGTGAGAACGGGGAAATTTCCTTCTATGCAGATCCTCATAGGGGCAGTTCCTCTTCCACGCAAAAACTCAGGGATCGCCAACTGGAATTAAAAGTTCAGATTAAAACACTTGCCACTGTATTGGATGAGTTGAATATAGAAGAAATAGATATCTTGAAATTTGACATAGAAGGATCAGAAGAAAAGCTCTTTGCTAATTTCGCAGGGTATAAAAAAATTCGTCACCTGTTTGGAGAAGTCCACGGTGATCTCTGTAACGCAGAAAACACTATTGGGATTCTAAAAGAAAACTACAGTAATTTTCATTTGTACCCCTTAGATATTGAAAACAGATGGTATGTAACGGCGCATAATTGA